Proteins encoded by one window of Sus scrofa isolate TJ Tabasco breed Duroc chromosome 12, Sscrofa11.1, whole genome shotgun sequence:
- the TMEM11 gene encoding transmembrane protein 11, mitochondrial, which translates to MAAWGRRRLGPGGGGPARERLSLAATDCYIVHEIYSGENAQDQFECELEQALEAQYKYIVIEPTRIGDETARWITVGNCLHKTTVLAGTACLFTPLALPLDYSHYVSLPAGVLSLACCTLYGISWQFDPCCKYQVEYDAYKLSRLPLHTLTSSTPVVLVRKDDLHRKRLHNTIALAALVYCVKKVYELCAV; encoded by the exons ATGGCCGCGTGGGGAAGGAGGCGTCTCGGcccgggcggcggcggccccgCGCGAGAGAG gCTGAGCTTGGCGGCCACGGACTGTTACATCGTGCACGAGATCTACAGCGGGGAGAACGCGCAGGACCAGTTTGAGTGCGAGCTGGAGCAGGCCCTGGAGGCCCAGTACAAGTACATCGTGATCGAGCCCACGCGCATCGGCGACGAGACGGCCCGCTGGATCACCGTGGGCAACTGCCTGCACAAGACCACCGTGCTGGCGGGCACCGCCTGCCTCTTCACGCCGCTGGCGCTGCCCCTGGATTACTCGCACTACGTCTCCCTGCCCGCGGGCGTGCTGAGCCTGGCCTGCTGCACCCTCTACGGCATCTCCTGGCAGTTCGACCCCTGCTGCAAGTACCAGGTGGAGTACGACGCCTACAAACTGTCGCGCCTGCCCCTGCACACGCTCACCTCCTCCACGCCGGTGGTGCTGGTCCGCAAGGACGACCTGCACAGGAAGAGACTGCACAACACGATAGCGCTGGCGGCCCTGGTGTACTGTGTCAAGAAGGTGTACGAGCTCTGCGCCGTGTGA
- the NATD1 gene encoding protein NATD1 isoform X1: MSTVGITPGHNYWLILRMRCHSRRKAQNSAWRHRVSAGCHDRAVLLYEYVGKRIVDLQHTEVPDAYRGRGIAKHLAKAALDFVVEEDLKAHLTCWYIQKYVKENPLPQYLERLQP; encoded by the exons ATGTCTACAGTGGGAATAACACCAGGGCACAACTACTGGCTGATTTTAAGGATGAGATGCCACAGTAGGAGGAAggctcagaacagtgcctggcggCACAGAGTAAGTGCAG GCTGTCACGACCGGGCGGTGCTGCTCTACGAGTACGTGGGCAAGCGGATCGTGgacctgcagcacacagaggtCCCCGACGCCTACCGCGGCCGCGGCATCGCCAAACACCTCGCCAAG GCCGCTCTGGACTTCGTGGTGGAGGAGGACCTGAAGGCCCATCTCACGTGCTGGTACATCCAGAAGTACGTCAAGGAGAACCCCCTGCCGCAGTACCTGGAGCGCCTGCAGCCGTAG
- the NATD1 gene encoding protein NATD1 isoform X2: protein MAQSPAAVPPGAPEQGCPIRVEHDRRRRQFTVRLNGCHDRAVLLYEYVGKRIVDLQHTEVPDAYRGRGIAKHLAKAALDFVVEEDLKAHLTCWYIQKYVKENPLPQYLERLQP, encoded by the exons ATGGCGCAGTCGCCCGCCGCCGTGCCGCCGGGCGCGCCGGAGCAGGGCTGCCCCATCCGCGTGGAGCACGACCGTCGTCGCCGCCAGTTCACCGTCAGGCTCAACG GCTGTCACGACCGGGCGGTGCTGCTCTACGAGTACGTGGGCAAGCGGATCGTGgacctgcagcacacagaggtCCCCGACGCCTACCGCGGCCGCGGCATCGCCAAACACCTCGCCAAG GCCGCTCTGGACTTCGTGGTGGAGGAGGACCTGAAGGCCCATCTCACGTGCTGGTACATCCAGAAGTACGTCAAGGAGAACCCCCTGCCGCAGTACCTGGAGCGCCTGCAGCCGTAG